One stretch of Miscanthus floridulus cultivar M001 chromosome 18, ASM1932011v1, whole genome shotgun sequence DNA includes these proteins:
- the LOC136524732 gene encoding GDSL esterase/lipase At1g71691-like, with protein sequence MVMYLLSNPQYCSSEQQVRLFESTKAAMESNVGPRAVSQLLSKSFFLIGVGSNDFFAFATALEKQNKTAATQSDVAAFYSSLISNYSSAITELYKLGARKFGIINVGPVGCVPIVRVLNPTGGCADGLNQLAAGLNGILDSLLAGLAPKLPGLAYSIADSFGFAARTDPLALGFVSQDSACCGGGRLGAEADCLPGAKLCADRDRFLFWDRVHPSQRAAMLSAQAYYDGPAEFTAPINFKQLADKS encoded by the coding sequence ATGGTGATGTATCTGCTCTCCAATCCACAATATTGTAGCTCCGAGCAGCAGGTGCGGCTCTTCGAGTCCACCAAGGCCGCGATGGAGTCCAATGTGGGCCCGCGCGCCGTGAGCCAGCTCCTCTCCAAGTCCTTCTTCCTCATCGGCGTCGGCAGCAACGACTTCTTCGCCTTCGCCACGGCCCTAGAAAAACAGAACAAGACGGCGGCCACCCAGAGCGACGTCGCCGCCTTCTACAGCAGCCTCATCTCCAACTACTCGTCCGCCATCACAGAGCTGTACAAGCTGGGCGCCAGGAAGTTCGGCATCATCAACGTGGGCCCGGTCGGCTGCGTGCCGATCGTGCGCGTGCTCAACCCCACCGGCGGGTGCGCCGATGGCCTGAACCAGCTCGCCGCCGGCTTGAACGGCATCCTCGACTCCCTCCTGGCCGGGCTCGCCCCGAAGCTGCCGGGCCTCGCCTACTCCATTGCCGACTCTTTTGGCTTCGCCGCACGCACTGACCCTCTGGCACTGGGGTTCGTGAGCCAGGACAGCGcgtgctgcggcggcggccggcTCGGCGCGGAGGCGGACTGCTTACCCGGTGCTAAGCTCTGCGCCGACCGCGACCGCTTCCTCTTCTGGGACCGCGTGCACCCTTCCCAGCGCGCTGCCATGCTCAGCGCCCAGGCCTACTATGACGGCCCGGCGGAGTTCACGGCTCCCATCAACTTTAAGCAGCTGGCTGACAAGAGCTAA
- the LOC136522333 gene encoding GDSL esterase/lipase At5g55050-like, with amino-acid sequence MAMEGRRRRLVLCLVISVQTMLLVSVVAGGGGAHRPPAAMYVFGDSTLDVGNNNYLAGAGVPRANRPYYGVDFPGFPTGRFSNGGNTADFIAKSMGFVSSPPPYLSVANSSLLLVPTALTTGVSYASADAGILDSTNAGKCIPLSTQVQYFSATKTKMVATVGAAAVNKLLADSIILMGIASNDMFVFAAAEQSRNRSAAEQQTDAAALYADLLSIYSATITELHSMGARKFAIINVGLVGCVPAVRVLDAAGACADGLNQLAAGFDDALGPLLAGLAARVPGLVYSLADSFRLTQNTFADPGASGYTDITGACCGSGRLLAEADCLPNSTVCTDHDGHVFWDRYHPAQRACLLTAQAFYDGPAQYTSPINFMQLAQSS; translated from the exons ATGGCCATGgagggtcgtcgtcgtcgtctcgttCTGTGCCTTGTGATATCCGTGCAAACAATGCTACTAGTTTCCGTCGTGGCTGGCGGCGGCGGAGCCCATCGGCCGCCGGCGGCGATGTACGTGTTCGGCGACTCGACGCTGGACGTAGGCAACAACAATTACCTGGCGGGGGCGGGCGTGCCCAGGGCCAACAGGCCCTACTACGGCGTCGACTTCCCCGGATTCCCCACCGGAAGGTTCAGCAATGGCGGCAACACAGCTGACTTCATTG CGAAGAGCATGGGGTTCGTGAGTAGCCCTCCGCCGTATCTGTCCGTGGCCAACTCCAGCCTTCTGCTCGTGCCCACCGCTCTCACCACTGGTGTCAGCTACGCTTCCGCAGATGCTGGCATCCTCGACTCAACC AACGCAGGCAAGTGCATCCCGTTGTCCACGCAGGTGCAGTACTTCAGTGCTACCAAGACCAAGATGGTCGCCACGGTGGGCGCCGCCGCGGTGAACAAGCTGCTCGCCGACTCCATCATCCTCATGGGCATCGCCAGCAACGACATGTTCGTGTTCGCCGCCGCCGAGCAGTCGCGGAACAGGTCAGCCGCGGAGCAGCAGACCGACGCCGCCGCCCTCTACGCCGACCTCCTCTCCATCTACTCCGCCACCATCACG GAGCTGCACTCGATGGGCGCGAGGAAGTTCGCCATCATCAACGTGGGGCTGGTTGGGTGCGTGCCGGCGGTGCGGGTGCTGGACGCGGCGGGCGCGTGCGCCGATGGCCTGAACCAGCTCGCCGCCGGCTTCGACGACGCGCTCGGGCCACTCCTCGCCGGCCTCGCCGCCAGGGTGCCGGGCCTCGTATACTCGCTCGCCGACTCTTTCCGCCTCACGCAGAACACCTTCGCTGACCCTGGGGCGTCGGGGTACACCGACATCACCGGCGCGTGCTGCGGGAGCGGCAGGCTGCTTGCGGAGGCGGACTGCCTGCCCAACTCCACCGTCTGCACCGACCACGACGGGCACGTCTTCTGGGACCGGTATCACCCGGCCCAGCGGGCGTGTCTTCTCACGGCCCAGGCGTTCTACGACGGACCGGCCCAGTACACCTCGCCCATCAACTTCATGCAGCTGGCCCAGTCCAGTTAG